Proteins from one Porites lutea chromosome 3, jaPorLute2.1, whole genome shotgun sequence genomic window:
- the LOC140930975 gene encoding semaphorin-5A-like — MAMLPFEDRIYLCWTGQAPSAACSWRNRTNLSAAPGKDSLGNVFESDARDFVPRISPDQNDTAVITERGILFTGTINPNTGKSMIYSRSFNPTLNPTYSSISQGWFYSDVHFIKSFDIGLYVYFFFRERSYECASCGRQVFSRVARICKGDYGGYHSHQRTFVTFQKAKLSCSDGKDYPVNFNEIQDVWWDESTNEFRAIFTSHRNGPPASAVCVYSLSSIKKIFVESKFKSLSSSGEWTTVDNNYPEYFPNCKVNPLYINQASKLSVPDGMMATQKMTINAYTSLMHDPLMADPVQPTSSRAWFIKDGIRMTAIAVEKVGANTVVYSSTDRGTVLKISQPEGNGDPCLLTEMDAFPVGKKEIIRNMALDTKRHTLYLGSSTRLAKLSLEQCGSYLNIGSCISAGDPYCGWDNKTKSCVSVLSHGEPSELKQDLNSCPKAQGVSWSPWKNCLQNDGNLCRCQVRPCLQDTNSHCEGGLEYRLENCTVNISVGWEGVESWEALGVQHGNWSVWGNWSECSAKAWAGVRNRSRTCTNPVPRRGGRPCLGDSVQYEPCSLGLEEVEKSLSTNLTKELNPKVNMAVRFHVNCRAKGYKLTAISAEVTNETIDCQKEPQTCGDGEWNPWGEWTPCTVEGFQIRRRNCKREPCVGESLQEQSCSPPPTKCEDDSWDEWSKCVCDHNLPDVETGLRYRVLKCCRLCPNQTSCCHTVEFGDCSCKTTSVVGRRTAPNVLEKSNFGLGHVIGAAIIGCVFTITLCVAAICFVNRRKKQFDVSKMGDNSLNETGNDSRYSTLPARENVELLKNSGTPGIKDKNRNSSKKTPSPLKIMFEKRKKRYPVNSYREEEV, encoded by the exons ATGGCGATGTTGCCATTTGAAGATCGAATTTACCTTTGCTGGACAGGACAAGCACCCTCTGCTGCCTGTTCTTGGAGAAAT AGAACAAACTTGAGTGCGGCCCCTGGTAAAGACAGCCTAGGAAATGTCTTTGAATCTGATGCAAGAGACTTTGTGCCCAGGATCAGCCCTGATCAAAATGACACAGCTGTTATTACAG AGCGAGGAATCCTCTTCACTGGCACCATTAACCCAAACACAGGAAAGTCAATGATTTACAGCAGGAGTTTCAATCCCACGCTGAACCCAACGTACAGCTCTATAAGCCAGGGTTGGTTTTACAGTG ATGTTCACTTTATAAAGAGCTTTGACATCGGCCTTTACGTCTATTTCTTCTTCCGTGAACGGTCATATGAATGCGCAAGCTGTGGAAGACAAGTCTTCTCTAGGGTAGCACGAATTTGCAAG ggaGACTATGGTGGCTACCACAGTCATCAACGAACTTTTGTGACATTTCAAAAGGCTAAATTAAGCTGTTCTGATGGAAAAGATTACCCAGTCAATTTCAACGAAATTC AGGATGTATGGTGGGATGAATCAACGAACGAGTTTCGTGCAATTTTTACCTCTCATCG TAACGGACCGCCAGCGTCAGCTGTTTGCGTTTACAGTTTGTCATCCATCAAGAAAATTTTTGTAGAGAGTAAATTCAAGTCACTCAGTAGCAGCGGAGAATGGACCACGGTTGACAACAACTACCCCGAGTACTTCCCTAAC TGTAAAGTAAATCCACTCTACATAAACCAAGCTAGTAAACTATCTGTTCCTGATGGTATGATGGCAACACAGAAGATGACAATTAATGCGTATACAAGTCTTATGCATGATCCTTTGATGGCTGATCCAGTACAACCAACCAGCTCTCGCGCGTGGTTCATTAAGGATGGAATCAG gatGACTGCTATTGCCGTAGAGAAAGTTGGTGCAAACACGGTTGTATACAGCTCAACAG ATCGGGGAACTGTACTTAAAATTTCACAACCTGAGGGAAACGGTGATCCCTGTCTTCTCACCGAAATGGATGCCTTCCCA gTTGGCAAGAAGGAAATAATAAGAAATATGGCACTTGATACGAAACGA CATACTCTTTACCTGGGATCAAGCACAAGACTTGCAAAGTTGAGCTTAGAGCAGTGCGGCAGCTATTTGAATATCGG CTCTTGTATTTCTGCTGGCGATCCGTACTGCGGATgggacaacaaaacaaaaagctgCGTGTCGGTTCTTTCCCATGG AGAACCCAGTGAATTAAAGCAAGACCTGAACAGTTGTCCAAAGGCCCAAG GTGTGAGCTGGTCACCGTGGAAAAACTGTCTGCAGAATGATGGGAATCTCTGTCGGTGCCAAGTGCGGCCCTGCTTGCAAGACACAAACAGCCATTGTGAAGGAGGTTTGGAGTATCGTTTGGAAAATTGTACAG TTAATATCAGTGTTGGATGGGAGGGAGTGGAATCATGGGAAGCACTAGGAGTTCAACATGGCAACTGGAGTGTGTGGGGAAACTGGAGCGAGTGCTCTGCTAAGGCCTGGGCTGGAGTGAGGAATAGATCAAGAACCTGTACAAACCCAGTCCCCAGGAGGGGAGGGAGGCCGTGCCTGGGCGACTCCGTGCAATACGAACCTTGTAGTCTTGGACTTGAAG AGGTGGAAAAAAGTCTCAGCACAAATTTAACAAAAGAGCTGAATCCAAAAGTGAACATGGCTGTTCGCTTTCATGTTAACTGCAGAGCTAAAGGTTATAAATTAACTGCTATCAGTGCTGAGGTGACCAACGAGACGATTGACTGCCAGAAGGAGCCACAGACTTGCGGAG ATGGAGAGTGGAATCCCTGGGGTGAGTGGACTCCGTGTACTGTTGAGGGATTTCAAATAAGACGAAGAAATTGCAAACGAGAGCCTTGCGTTGGAGAGTCACTGCAGGAGCAGAGCTGTTCACCACCACCCACGAAGTGCGAAG ATGATTCTTGGGACGAGTGGTCAAAATGCGTTTGCGATCACAACTTACCCGACGTCGAAACTGGTTTACGATACCGAGTCCTTAAGTGTTGCAGACTGTGTCCTAACCAAACTTCATGCTGTCATACTGTTGAGTTTGGTGATTGTAGCTGTAAAACTACCA GTGTTGTGGGGAGGCGAACTGCTCCAAATGTACTTGAGAAATCTAACTTTGGATTAGGACACGTGATCGGAGCGGCTATTATCGGCTGCGTTTTCACCATCACTCTGTGCGTGGCAGCGATTTGCTTCGTGAATCGCAGGAAAAAACAGTTTGATGTCTCAAAAATGGGCGATAACAGCCTAAATGAAACAGGCAACGACAGCAGATACTCAACTTTACCCGCACGAGAGAACGTAGAACTACTTAAGAATTCAGGGACGCCCGGAATTaaagacaaaaacagaaacTCAAGTAAGAAGACTCCTTCCCCGCTGAAAATAATGTTTGAGAAGCGGAAGAAACGGTACCCCGTAAATAGTTATCGGGAAGAAGAAGTATAG